The genomic interval TCGGTCGCGGTGACGAGCGCGGTGCGCAGCTCGCGCTCGGCCTCGGCGAGCGAGCCCAGCGCGCCGGCCACGGCCGTCGACCACGGGGGTACGTCGAGCACGCGCCACTCGACCAGGTGGCCCTGTTCGAGCGCGCTGCCGAACGTCGTCACCTGCGGCACGGCGACCCACGCCCCGTCCGGTGTCGCGACGGCGAGGCACTCGCCGGCCGCGGTCGCGTCGGTCGTGGCGGCGGCGGGAACGCCTACCGGGTCGCCTGGCGCCGGCCGCAGCGCCACCAGCTCGCGCGGGCCGGCCGACCACGTCTCGACGAGGTCCCTGAGAGTGGCGGTGTCGGCGCCGAAGCCTGGGAGGCCGGTCACGGTGTGCGGCTCGTCGTCGCCCTGCACGCACCGGACGACGGCGCCGGGGGCGGCAGGCTCACCTGCGAGCCACAGCGCGAGCAGGGCGCTGCGGGGAGCCCGGCGGGGTTCACAGCGGGGGTCACGGGCACCGGCTCAGGTTACCTATAGGGTCGGGCACCATGAGCTGGGTTCTCGACCTGCAGGGCGTCACTGTGCGACGCGGGACCACCACGATCCTCGACGAGCTCGACTGGCAGGTCGAGGAGGGTGAGCGCTGGATCGTCCTGGGACCGAACGGCGCCGGCAAGACGACGCTCATGCAGATCGCGTCGGCGCGCATGCACCCTACGTCCGGCACGGCCACCCTGCTGGGCGAGACGCTCGGGAGGGTGGACGTCTTCGAGCTGCGCCCGCGTATCGGTCTCGCGTCGGCCGCGCTGGCCGAGCAGATCCCGGGCGGCGAGCTCGTGCGCGACGTCGTCATCACGGCCGCCTACGGCGTCACGGGCCGCTGGCGGGAGCAGTACGAGGAGCTCGACGCGCGGCGCGCGACACAGCTCCTCGTGGCGTTCGGCGTCGATGCGCTCGCGGACCGCACGTACGGCACCCTCTCGGAGGGTGAGCGCAAGCGCGTGCAGATCGCGCGTGCCCTGATGACCGACCCCGAGCTGCTCATCCTCGACGAGCCGGGCGCCGGCCTGGACCTGGGCGGCCGTGAGGAGCTCGTCGGGGCGCTGTCGGAGCTCGCGAGCGACCCACGGTCACCGGTGCTGCTTCTCGTGACGCA from Xylanimonas allomyrinae carries:
- a CDS encoding ABC transporter ATP-binding protein; translation: MSWVLDLQGVTVRRGTTTILDELDWQVEEGERWIVLGPNGAGKTTLMQIASARMHPTSGTATLLGETLGRVDVFELRPRIGLASAALAEQIPGGELVRDVVITAAYGVTGRWREQYEELDARRATQLLVAFGVDALADRTYGTLSEGERKRVQIARALMTDPELLILDEPGAGLDLGGREELVGALSELASDPRSPVLLLVTHHVEEIPPGFTHMLLLGAHGRVQASGPLAEVLTAENLSAAFGLDLIVAHGGGRWLARAAASAAGRGRH